From Motilibacter peucedani, the proteins below share one genomic window:
- a CDS encoding DEAD/DEAH box helicase — MKCLRSTKRSTSVAQRGRSRSAGARPERVTQRRPAGRRVQRGLVAVLTEAAREVGSAVQRTPTRPSVRTKFQVVALLVREERARVMADSALSESARAAQVKQLAGIATSLARTATRDSSLLELLAEDAQLTPAGRALKASVLREAGREPEEEPAPAEPAAPTAENPVAVVPRAVVSRRLANPFLAPDHEAAAAPAPVRYSVLAGWELLEPLFRSFEEGGDGAPACMPLPKPKRLVRNGRHLMRHQAQVVEAAAEGHRTFLLADEPGLGKTAQALLAAQAADAYPLLVVAPNVVKANWAHEVELWTPHRRATVVHGDGDDLDGFADVVIVNYEILDRHVGWLGELGFRGMVVDEAHFIKNKRSQRSQHVLALSERLRARTSRPLLMALTGTPLVNDIEDFAAIWQFLGWIDDKKPVGELAAALEANGLTPADPGFYPAARESVINAGIVRRRKIDVSADIPARRVADLPVELEGAAARSIRAAETALAKRLVARYHAALDARADGDAVDGIDEALVLRVASAELKASNAAEGDNVFTMVRRIGQAKAGLAADYTAQLARNVGKVVFFAKHVDVMDQAEQTFTERGVRFASIRGDQTPKARAANIAAFTDDPDVSVVVCSLTAAGVGINLQVASNLVLAELSWTYAEQTQAIDRIHRIGQTEPVTAWRVIAAQTIDAKIAQLIDSKSGLAARALDGAPQDDESTSTSVHLDALVSMLTDALTARAL; from the coding sequence ATGAAGTGTTTGCGGTCGACGAAGAGGAGCACGTCTGTGGCACAGCGAGGCCGGTCCCGGTCAGCCGGCGCGCGGCCCGAGCGCGTGACTCAGCGCCGTCCAGCCGGGCGCCGGGTCCAGCGCGGGCTCGTCGCTGTGCTCACCGAGGCGGCGCGCGAGGTCGGGAGCGCGGTGCAACGTACGCCGACCCGTCCCTCCGTGCGGACGAAGTTCCAGGTCGTGGCCCTGCTGGTGCGCGAGGAGCGGGCGCGCGTGATGGCGGACAGCGCCCTCAGCGAGTCGGCCCGTGCCGCGCAGGTCAAGCAGCTCGCCGGGATCGCGACGTCGCTCGCCAGGACCGCCACCCGCGACAGCTCGCTGCTGGAGCTGCTCGCCGAGGACGCCCAGCTCACTCCGGCCGGTCGCGCCCTGAAGGCGTCCGTGCTGCGGGAGGCCGGCCGCGAGCCGGAGGAGGAGCCGGCCCCCGCCGAGCCAGCCGCACCGACAGCTGAGAACCCCGTCGCGGTCGTGCCCAGGGCAGTAGTGTCCCGTCGCCTCGCGAACCCGTTCCTCGCGCCGGACCACGAGGCCGCCGCCGCGCCCGCGCCCGTCCGCTACTCCGTGCTCGCCGGCTGGGAGCTGCTCGAGCCGCTCTTCCGGTCCTTCGAGGAGGGCGGCGACGGCGCACCGGCCTGCATGCCGCTGCCGAAGCCGAAGCGACTGGTGAGGAACGGGCGGCACCTGATGCGCCACCAGGCGCAGGTCGTCGAGGCCGCGGCCGAGGGGCACCGCACCTTCCTGCTCGCCGACGAGCCGGGCCTCGGCAAGACCGCCCAGGCGCTGCTCGCGGCGCAGGCGGCCGACGCGTACCCCCTGCTCGTCGTCGCGCCGAACGTCGTGAAGGCGAACTGGGCGCACGAGGTCGAGCTGTGGACGCCGCACCGGCGGGCCACCGTCGTCCACGGCGACGGTGACGACCTGGACGGGTTCGCCGACGTCGTGATCGTCAACTACGAGATCCTGGACCGCCACGTCGGCTGGCTCGGCGAGCTCGGCTTCCGCGGCATGGTGGTCGACGAGGCGCACTTCATCAAGAACAAGCGGTCGCAGCGCTCGCAGCACGTCCTCGCCCTGTCCGAGCGTCTCCGCGCTCGCACCAGCCGGCCGCTCCTGATGGCGCTCACGGGCACCCCACTGGTCAACGACATCGAGGACTTCGCCGCCATCTGGCAGTTCCTCGGCTGGATCGACGACAAGAAGCCCGTCGGGGAGCTAGCGGCCGCCCTGGAGGCGAACGGGCTGACCCCCGCCGACCCGGGCTTCTACCCCGCAGCGCGAGAGAGCGTGATCAACGCCGGCATCGTGCGGCGCCGCAAGATCGACGTCAGCGCCGACATCCCGGCCCGTCGGGTCGCGGACCTGCCGGTCGAGCTGGAGGGCGCGGCCGCTCGTTCGATCCGGGCCGCCGAGACGGCGCTCGCCAAGCGGCTGGTCGCGCGCTACCACGCGGCTCTGGACGCGCGGGCCGACGGCGATGCCGTCGACGGGATCGACGAGGCGCTCGTCCTCCGGGTGGCCTCAGCTGAGCTGAAGGCCTCGAACGCGGCCGAGGGCGACAACGTCTTCACCATGGTCCGCCGCATCGGGCAGGCCAAGGCCGGGCTCGCCGCCGACTACACCGCGCAGCTCGCCCGCAACGTCGGCAAGGTCGTCTTCTTCGCCAAGCACGTCGACGTCATGGACCAGGCCGAGCAGACCTTCACCGAGCGGGGCGTCCGATTCGCCTCCATCCGCGGCGACCAGACGCCCAAGGCGCGCGCGGCCAACATCGCGGCGTTCACGGACGACCCCGATGTCTCGGTCGTGGTGTGCTCCCTGACCGCGGCGGGCGTCGGGATCAACCTCCAGGTCGCGTCCAACCTGGTGCTGGCCGAGCTGTCCTGGACCTACGCGGAGCAGACCCAGGCGATCGACCGCATCCACCGGATCGGCCAGACCGAGCCCGTCACGGCCTGGCGCGTCATCGCGGCGCAGACCATCGACGCCAAGATCGCCCAGCTCATCGACAGCAAGTCGGGTCTGGCTGCCCGTGCCCTCGACGGCGCGCCGCAGGACGACGAGTCGACCTCCACGTCGGTGCACCTCGACGCCCTCGTCTCGATGCTCACCGACGCTCTCACCGCGCGGGCCCTCTGA
- a CDS encoding serine hydrolase domain-containing protein: MSPSPLPRSRSSEQGVNAAGVLAFVDALEASDNSPHSMMLLRHGTVVAEGWWAPYSADRLHLLYSLSKSFTSSALGIAVGEGLADLDDTVLQHFPELDAEVTDSRSRAIKIRHVAAMASGHTGERREAALDRDPDNMVRGFLLTPPEEEPGSVFAYNQPCTYSLGAIVMRESGEGLTDYLRTRLLDPLGIGEVAWLRDRSGAELGYSGLHATTDAIARLGQLYLQDGVWEGERLLPEGWVAQATRSQVSNEGFEDHPDWQAGYGFQFWVARHGYRADGAYGQLAIVLPEQGAVLALTTEGSDIHGLMDLAWEHLLPAFEGAGTPEADDALAARMASLTVPPVTGSAEPAEEGWDGFHADGEAGSPLASVALTRDQDGWELLLVSPEEPVTELRVPLGTNGWAVSEPLAAHGKSVPLATSGAWREDGALAVDVAFLETPHTLQLVCDAAAGTVTADWRTEPLHRRGRLSWMRAPRD, translated from the coding sequence GTGAGCCCCTCGCCCCTCCCCCGCAGCCGTTCCTCCGAGCAGGGCGTCAACGCCGCAGGCGTGCTCGCGTTCGTCGACGCGCTCGAGGCGTCCGACAATTCGCCGCACTCAATGATGCTGCTGCGCCACGGCACGGTGGTCGCCGAGGGCTGGTGGGCGCCGTACTCCGCCGACCGGCTGCACCTGCTCTACTCCCTCAGCAAGAGCTTCACCTCGAGCGCTCTCGGCATCGCCGTGGGCGAGGGCCTCGCCGACCTCGACGACACAGTGCTCCAGCACTTCCCCGAGCTCGACGCCGAGGTGACCGACTCGCGCAGCCGGGCGATCAAGATCCGCCACGTCGCCGCCATGGCCAGCGGCCACACCGGCGAGCGCCGCGAGGCAGCGCTGGATCGGGACCCCGACAACATGGTGCGCGGCTTCCTCCTCACCCCGCCGGAGGAGGAGCCGGGCAGCGTCTTCGCCTACAACCAGCCGTGCACCTACTCCCTCGGCGCGATCGTCATGCGGGAGTCGGGCGAGGGGCTCACCGACTACCTGCGTACGCGGCTGCTCGACCCGCTCGGCATAGGCGAGGTCGCGTGGTTGCGCGACCGGTCCGGGGCCGAGCTCGGCTACTCGGGCCTGCACGCGACGACCGACGCGATCGCGCGGCTCGGCCAGCTCTACCTGCAGGACGGCGTCTGGGAGGGCGAGCGCCTGCTGCCCGAGGGCTGGGTCGCCCAGGCGACGCGCTCCCAGGTGTCCAACGAGGGGTTCGAGGACCACCCCGACTGGCAGGCGGGCTACGGCTTCCAGTTCTGGGTCGCACGGCACGGCTACCGCGCCGACGGCGCCTACGGCCAGCTCGCGATCGTGCTGCCGGAGCAGGGCGCGGTGCTCGCGCTGACGACCGAGGGCAGCGACATCCACGGGCTCATGGACCTCGCGTGGGAGCACCTGCTCCCGGCGTTCGAAGGCGCAGGCACACCGGAGGCCGACGACGCGCTGGCCGCTCGGATGGCCTCGCTCACCGTCCCGCCGGTCACGGGAAGCGCGGAGCCGGCCGAAGAGGGCTGGGACGGCTTCCACGCCGACGGCGAAGCGGGCTCGCCCCTCGCCTCGGTCGCACTCACACGAGACCAAGACGGCTGGGAGCTGCTCCTTGTCAGCCCCGAGGAGCCCGTGACCGAGCTCCGCGTCCCGCTCGGCACCAACGGGTGGGCGGTCTCCGAACCGCTCGCCGCCCACGGGAAGAGTGTGCCGCTCGCGACCAGCGGCGCGTGGCGCGAGGACGGCGCCCTGGCGGTCGACGTCGCCTTCCTCGAGACGCCGCACACCCTGCAGCTGGTCTGCGACGCAGCCGCCGGCACCGTCACCGCCGACTGGCGCACCGAGCCGCTGCACCGGCGCGGCCGGCTGAGCTGGATGCGGGCACCGCGCGACTGA
- the alr gene encoding alanine racemase codes for MTRVAERAAPMLTVDLGAVAHNTRVLAAATPATLMAVVKGDGFGAGATAVARTALANGAGRLGVATVAEAVALRRAGLLAPVLSWLNPVDADFGPALALGVEIAVPSTEHLAAVAAAAGRGRARIHLHVDVGMARDGAPPRRWADLCLAATRAERAGNVEVVGVMGHLGWADTPGDTLNLRARRRFEEAVAVARLAGLRPHWRHLAATAATLHLPALHYDLCRVGAGLVGIDPAGRTPLEPAATLTAPVVSVRDVPAGTYVGYGRNWLTQRRTRLALLPVGYADGLPRTASGRAEVLLRGRRRPVAGMVSMDSVVVDVGNDPVAPGEVATVFGPGHRGEPTAEEWAGWAGTLAHEIVSGVGPRVVRRTVEAASLAAVGS; via the coding sequence ATGACGAGAGTTGCCGAGCGCGCCGCGCCGATGCTGACCGTGGACCTCGGCGCGGTGGCGCACAACACCCGTGTCCTCGCCGCCGCCACGCCGGCGACCCTGATGGCGGTCGTGAAGGGCGACGGCTTCGGTGCCGGCGCGACTGCAGTCGCCCGCACGGCCCTCGCCAACGGCGCAGGACGGCTCGGGGTCGCCACGGTCGCCGAGGCGGTCGCCCTGCGCCGCGCCGGCCTGCTGGCCCCGGTGCTCAGCTGGCTCAACCCGGTCGACGCCGACTTCGGCCCGGCGCTCGCGCTGGGCGTCGAGATCGCCGTGCCGTCGACCGAGCACCTGGCAGCGGTTGCCGCAGCCGCAGGGCGAGGCCGGGCACGCATCCACCTGCACGTCGACGTCGGCATGGCCCGCGACGGCGCCCCGCCGCGCCGGTGGGCCGACCTCTGCCTCGCGGCGACGCGGGCCGAGCGGGCGGGCAACGTCGAGGTGGTCGGCGTCATGGGCCACCTCGGCTGGGCCGACACCCCAGGGGACACGCTCAACCTGCGCGCGCGCCGCCGGTTCGAGGAGGCGGTCGCCGTCGCGCGGCTCGCCGGCCTGCGCCCCCACTGGCGCCACCTCGCCGCGACGGCGGCGACGCTGCACCTGCCCGCGCTCCACTACGACCTGTGCCGCGTGGGCGCCGGGCTGGTCGGCATCGACCCGGCCGGGCGCACGCCGCTCGAGCCGGCCGCGACGCTCACCGCTCCGGTCGTCAGCGTGCGCGACGTGCCCGCCGGCACGTACGTCGGCTACGGGCGCAACTGGCTCACACAGCGGCGTACGCGGCTGGCCCTGCTCCCCGTCGGCTACGCCGACGGCCTGCCGCGCACTGCGTCCGGTCGCGCCGAGGTCCTGCTGCGGGGACGGCGACGGCCCGTCGCCGGGATGGTGTCGATGGACTCGGTCGTGGTCGACGTGGGGAACGACCCGGTCGCGCCGGGGGAGGTCGCGACGGTGTTCGGGCCGGGGCACCGCGGGGAGCCGACGGCGGAAGAGTGGGCGGGCTGGGCGGGGACGCTCGCGCACGAGATCGTCTCCGGCGTCGGCCCCCGCGTGGTGCGCCGGACGGTCGAGGCCGCCTCGCTCGCGGCGGTGGGCTCGTGA
- a CDS encoding type II toxin-antitoxin system death-on-curing family toxin produces MTGPTRPYDHLSTEDLLEIAAGVVDGVLVRDLGMLASAAARPRTTVFGREAYPTLPDQAAALMHSLARNHPLVDGNKRLAWSATRVFCLLNGTDLVMDVDDAERMVLDVATGELEASELAEVISRHLR; encoded by the coding sequence GTGACCGGACCGACCCGCCCGTACGACCACCTCTCCACCGAAGACCTGCTCGAGATCGCTGCCGGAGTGGTCGATGGCGTGCTGGTCCGCGACCTCGGGATGCTGGCGTCTGCGGCAGCCCGTCCGCGCACGACCGTCTTCGGTCGCGAGGCGTACCCGACCCTGCCGGACCAGGCCGCAGCGCTGATGCACTCCCTGGCAAGGAACCACCCTCTCGTCGACGGCAACAAGCGCCTCGCCTGGTCGGCCACGCGAGTGTTCTGCCTGCTCAACGGAACCGACCTCGTCATGGACGTCGACGACGCCGAGCGCATGGTCCTCGACGTAGCGACTGGAGAGCTCGAGGCGTCGGAACTGGCGGAGGTCATCAGCCGGCATCTCCGCTGA
- a CDS encoding response regulator, whose amino-acid sequence MTGEPIRVALVDDQELFRSGVAVHIDAQPDMEVVGQAANGQDGVAMVQRLEPDVVLMDIRMPEMDGVEATRQLFLPQAAARRSHPVRVIVLTTFNLDDRAATAIRYGASGFLLKDATPDFLRAAIRTVHAGNAVLAPDDLGLLLDGSLGTSKPPPPKAFFTLTDKEREILLLVASGMSNAEIAESVFLSESTVKTHVGAVLRKLGLRDRVQVVVFAHDHGLR is encoded by the coding sequence GTGACCGGCGAGCCGATCCGCGTCGCGCTCGTCGACGACCAGGAGCTCTTCCGCTCCGGCGTCGCCGTGCACATCGACGCGCAGCCCGACATGGAGGTCGTCGGCCAGGCCGCCAACGGCCAAGACGGCGTCGCGATGGTCCAGCGCCTCGAGCCCGACGTCGTGCTGATGGACATCCGGATGCCCGAGATGGACGGCGTCGAGGCGACCCGGCAGCTGTTCCTGCCGCAGGCGGCGGCGCGACGCAGCCACCCCGTACGCGTCATCGTCCTGACGACGTTCAACCTCGACGACCGCGCCGCCACGGCGATCCGCTACGGCGCCAGCGGGTTCCTGCTCAAGGACGCGACGCCCGACTTCCTGCGCGCGGCGATCCGCACGGTGCACGCCGGCAACGCGGTGCTGGCGCCCGACGACCTCGGGCTGCTGCTCGACGGCTCGCTCGGCACGTCGAAGCCCCCGCCGCCCAAGGCCTTCTTCACGCTCACCGACAAGGAGCGCGAGATCCTGCTGCTCGTGGCGTCGGGCATGAGCAACGCCGAGATCGCCGAGTCGGTGTTCCTCAGCGAGTCGACGGTGAAGACCCACGTGGGCGCGGTCCTGCGCAAGCTCGGCCTGCGCGATCGGGTGCAGGTCGTCGTGTTCGCCCACGACCACGGCCTGCGCTGA
- the modA gene encoding molybdate ABC transporter substrate-binding protein, whose amino-acid sequence MRTAAPALVALALLTSACGGSSSPAASRAASSADPSGSITVFAAASLTGAFTELGQQFEQANPGTKVTFSFGASSTLAQQVIAGAPADVFASASPKNMAQVTDARDAINARTFATNVAEVAVAPASKAKVTALADLAKPGIKVALCQPQVPCGALAQTVLDKAKVSVQPVTQGLDVKSTLAYVTSGEADAAIVYATDVRAAGDSVVGVEVPAAQNASTAYPIATVKSSKNAALAAAFEDFVLSSAGQSVLGTAGFSAP is encoded by the coding sequence ATGCGCACCGCAGCACCAGCCCTGGTCGCCCTCGCGCTTCTCACCAGCGCGTGCGGCGGCTCGTCGTCACCCGCCGCGTCGAGGGCAGCGTCTTCCGCCGACCCGAGCGGCAGCATCACGGTCTTCGCGGCCGCGTCCCTGACCGGGGCGTTCACCGAGCTCGGCCAGCAGTTCGAGCAGGCCAACCCCGGCACGAAGGTCACCTTCAGCTTCGGCGCGAGCTCGACGCTCGCCCAGCAGGTAATCGCCGGGGCGCCGGCCGACGTCTTCGCTTCGGCGAGCCCGAAGAACATGGCGCAGGTGACCGACGCGCGTGATGCCATTAACGCGCGGACCTTCGCCACCAACGTCGCCGAGGTCGCCGTCGCGCCGGCGAGCAAGGCGAAGGTGACCGCCCTCGCTGACCTCGCCAAGCCCGGGATCAAGGTGGCGCTCTGCCAGCCGCAGGTGCCGTGCGGCGCCCTCGCGCAGACAGTGCTCGACAAGGCGAAGGTGTCGGTTCAGCCCGTCACCCAGGGGCTCGACGTCAAGAGCACCCTCGCCTACGTCACCAGCGGCGAAGCGGACGCGGCGATCGTCTACGCCACAGACGTACGCGCTGCTGGCGACTCCGTCGTCGGCGTCGAGGTGCCGGCCGCGCAGAACGCGAGCACCGCGTACCCCATCGCCACCGTCAAGAGCAGCAAGAACGCTGCGCTGGCAGCGGCTTTCGAGGACTTTGTCCTCTCGTCCGCTGGGCAGTCGGTGCTCGGCACCGCGGGGTTCTCGGCCCCGTGA
- a CDS encoding FitA-like ribbon-helix-helix domain-containing protein, translated as MAMNLRLTDQEAEALRQRAEQEGRSMQEVARSAIAEYVSDRPARLRAAIDRVRTEDAELLARLAR; from the coding sequence ATGGCGATGAACCTCCGACTGACGGACCAGGAAGCCGAAGCTCTGCGCCAGCGCGCTGAGCAGGAAGGCCGCTCCATGCAGGAAGTGGCCCGCTCCGCCATCGCCGAGTACGTGTCCGACCGGCCCGCGCGTCTGCGAGCAGCCATCGACCGTGTCCGCACCGAGGACGCAGAACTCCTCGCCCGCCTCGCCCGGTGA
- a CDS encoding M15 family metallopeptidase — MHLRLLCAGLAAATTTAAFTLHHSAPADPTAGLTKEMSARVDDAMAAARAAGVPLHITSGWRSAAHQQRLLDEAIAKYGSERAATQWVLPPSESEHVAGRAVDVGPAAGYRWLQQHGEAYGLCRRYANEPWHFEPLVRRGGTCPPLESHPAA; from the coding sequence ATGCACCTCCGACTCCTCTGCGCGGGCCTCGCCGCCGCCACCACGACTGCCGCCTTCACCCTGCACCACAGCGCTCCTGCCGATCCGACCGCCGGGCTGACGAAGGAGATGTCGGCCCGTGTGGACGACGCCATGGCCGCGGCGCGGGCCGCAGGCGTACCGCTCCACATCACCTCCGGCTGGCGCAGCGCCGCCCACCAGCAGCGCCTGCTCGACGAGGCGATCGCGAAGTACGGCTCTGAACGTGCTGCCACGCAGTGGGTCCTGCCGCCCAGCGAGTCCGAGCACGTCGCCGGCAGGGCGGTCGACGTCGGGCCAGCGGCGGGATACCGCTGGCTGCAGCAGCACGGCGAGGCCTACGGACTGTGCCGCCGCTACGCCAATGAGCCCTGGCACTTCGAGCCCCTGGTCCGCCGCGGCGGCACCTGCCCACCCCTGGAGTCGCACCCCGCGGCGTGA
- a CDS encoding TOBE domain-containing protein, protein MAALRISEATRLLGVSDDTLRRWVEAGRLEARTDEVGRLVVEGAELARVARERAERTELLEAGPIVSESARNRFTGIVTRVTKDLVMAQVEIQAGPFRVVSLMSSEAATELGLEPGVLAVASVKSTNVVVEVPQQRA, encoded by the coding sequence ATGGCTGCCCTGCGCATCTCCGAGGCCACCCGGCTGCTCGGCGTCAGCGACGACACGCTCCGCCGGTGGGTGGAGGCGGGCCGGCTCGAGGCCAGGACCGACGAGGTGGGTCGCCTGGTCGTCGAGGGTGCCGAGCTCGCGCGCGTCGCCCGCGAACGCGCCGAGCGCACCGAGCTGCTCGAGGCCGGCCCGATCGTCAGCGAGTCGGCCCGCAACCGGTTCACCGGCATCGTCACGCGCGTGACCAAGGACCTCGTGATGGCCCAGGTCGAGATCCAGGCCGGTCCCTTCCGCGTCGTGTCGCTCATGAGCAGCGAGGCGGCGACCGAGCTCGGGCTCGAGCCGGGAGTGCTGGCCGTCGCGAGCGTGAAGTCGACCAACGTCGTCGTCGAGGTCCCGCAGCAGCGGGCGTGA
- a CDS encoding sensor histidine kinase — protein sequence MSLPGEPRLRGVHWLGVGVGLATLLAGVVEVGAVDVYGRGTTLVRLVLVALVALAAALYRRAPGAALALSWCAAGWQVQQGLDFAVVELALLVVAYGTARYGAHVTVWLSGLSVPAGALLALVYARDRGTLVYARFPFDQLVTSRTVRDSVSGRESAALVVVAAVLAAPWVLGLLLRLDERYRSSDVDRRRAEAEAARAQEMAELRAGQANLARDVHDIVGHSLAVIVAQADSAQYLRDDEIDRVRQAMATIAASARQSLGDVRQVLSSLEDAPRTGGAPRELDSLPDGIRDTGHELRSVVSGVPGALDGERDVVAYRVLQEMLTNALRHGSKESAIDVHREWSEDALVLRVCNRTAPDGGTSGGGRGLPGMKQRLESVGGTLDVARTDDREGATFTATARIPLAAR from the coding sequence ATGAGCCTGCCGGGGGAGCCGCGCCTGCGCGGCGTCCACTGGCTGGGCGTCGGCGTGGGTCTCGCGACGCTGCTCGCCGGGGTGGTCGAGGTCGGGGCGGTCGACGTCTACGGGCGCGGCACCACACTCGTACGCCTCGTGCTGGTCGCCCTCGTCGCGCTCGCCGCCGCGCTCTACCGGCGCGCGCCCGGGGCGGCGCTGGCGCTGAGCTGGTGCGCCGCGGGCTGGCAGGTGCAGCAGGGCCTCGACTTCGCGGTCGTCGAGCTGGCGCTGCTCGTCGTCGCCTACGGAACCGCCCGCTACGGCGCGCACGTCACCGTGTGGCTGAGCGGGTTGTCGGTGCCCGCCGGCGCCCTGCTGGCGCTCGTCTACGCCCGTGACCGGGGAACCCTGGTCTACGCGCGCTTCCCCTTCGACCAGCTGGTCACCTCGCGCACCGTCCGCGACTCGGTGTCGGGCCGCGAGTCCGCCGCGCTGGTCGTGGTCGCCGCCGTGCTGGCCGCGCCGTGGGTGCTGGGCCTGCTGCTGCGCCTCGACGAGCGCTACCGCAGCTCCGACGTCGACCGTCGCCGCGCCGAGGCCGAAGCAGCCCGCGCCCAGGAGATGGCTGAGCTCCGCGCCGGCCAGGCCAACCTCGCGCGCGACGTGCACGACATCGTCGGCCACTCGCTGGCGGTGATCGTGGCCCAGGCCGACTCGGCGCAGTACCTCCGCGACGACGAGATCGACCGCGTGCGCCAGGCGATGGCCACCATCGCCGCGTCGGCCCGGCAGTCGCTCGGCGACGTGCGGCAGGTCCTCTCGAGCCTCGAGGACGCACCGCGTACGGGCGGCGCGCCGCGCGAGCTCGACAGCCTGCCCGACGGCATCCGCGACACCGGCCACGAGCTGCGCTCGGTCGTGTCGGGGGTGCCCGGGGCGCTCGACGGGGAGCGCGACGTGGTGGCCTACCGCGTGCTCCAGGAGATGCTCACCAACGCCCTGCGCCACGGATCGAAGGAGTCGGCCATCGACGTGCACCGCGAGTGGAGCGAGGACGCGCTCGTCCTCCGGGTCTGCAACCGCACGGCGCCGGACGGTGGCACGAGCGGCGGTGGGCGCGGGCTGCCCGGCATGAAGCAGCGACTGGAGTCCGTCGGCGGCACCCTCGACGTCGCGCGCACCGACGACCGCGAGGGCGCCACGTTCACGGCGACCGCCCGCATCCCGCTGGCCGCCCGGTGA
- a CDS encoding D-alanine--D-alanine ligase family protein, protein MSRTRVTVIGGGANCEHEVGLASAASVAAALDHDRYVVDCLTIAPDGRWLGSDGSPLASGMAGALDRLAHTDVVFPAVHGPRGEDGTLAALCVLAAVPFVGSGVRSGALAMDKWATKLVAEAVGVRTAGGALVRAGDAPQVELPVVVKPVEAGSSFGVSLVEHAEQLAPALAAALALDDRVLVEPVVHGREVDVAVLRRADGSLLVGPPLEIEVAPGGLFDTTAKYDGSARFVIPAHLSPAELECLTTAATAVFEALGCEGVARVDFFLTADGPVLNEVNTMPGMTRHSQVPRIFAAAGVDYPDLLDLLVSAALARAA, encoded by the coding sequence GTGAGCCGCACACGGGTGACCGTCATCGGCGGTGGTGCCAACTGCGAGCACGAGGTCGGCCTGGCCAGCGCGGCGTCGGTGGCGGCCGCGCTCGACCACGACCGCTACGTCGTCGACTGCCTGACCATCGCGCCCGACGGGCGCTGGCTCGGGTCCGACGGCTCACCGCTCGCGAGCGGCATGGCCGGTGCCCTCGACCGCCTGGCCCATACCGACGTCGTCTTCCCCGCCGTCCACGGTCCGCGGGGCGAGGACGGGACGCTCGCCGCCCTCTGCGTACTGGCCGCGGTGCCGTTCGTCGGCTCCGGCGTACGCAGTGGTGCGCTCGCGATGGACAAGTGGGCGACCAAGCTGGTGGCCGAGGCCGTCGGCGTGCGCACCGCAGGAGGCGCGCTCGTCCGCGCCGGCGACGCGCCCCAGGTCGAGCTCCCCGTCGTCGTCAAGCCGGTCGAGGCCGGCAGCAGCTTCGGCGTCAGCCTCGTCGAGCACGCCGAGCAGCTCGCGCCGGCCCTCGCAGCGGCGCTGGCGCTCGACGACCGTGTGCTCGTCGAGCCGGTCGTCCATGGCCGCGAGGTCGACGTCGCTGTGCTCCGCCGCGCCGACGGATCGCTGCTGGTCGGGCCACCGCTCGAGATCGAGGTGGCGCCGGGTGGGCTGTTCGACACGACCGCGAAGTACGACGGCAGCGCGCGCTTCGTCATCCCGGCGCACCTCTCCCCCGCCGAGCTGGAGTGCCTGACGACTGCTGCGACAGCGGTGTTCGAGGCTCTCGGCTGCGAGGGCGTCGCCCGTGTCGACTTCTTCCTCACCGCCGACGGGCCCGTGCTCAACGAGGTCAACACGATGCCCGGCATGACCCGCCACTCACAGGTCCCGCGGATCTTCGCGGCGGCCGGCGTCGACTACCCCGACCTGCTCGACCTGCTCGTCAGCGCAGCGCTCGCCCGTGCCGCCTAG